CCGTCGTCGAGGCGGTCGGCGAGCTCGGCCGGGCACGCCTCGCCGCCGAGGATCACCAGCCGCACCCGCTCCAGCGTCTCCGCGGGCCACAGGGCGGCCAGGGTCGGCACCGTGGACACCACGGTCACCCCGCGCTCGACCAGCCAGGGACCGAGATCGGCTCCGGACCGGACGAGCGCACGCGGTGCCGGGGTGAGGCACGCGCCGTGCCGCCAGGCCAGCCACATCTCCTCGCAGGAGGCGTCGAAGGCCACCGACAGCCCGGCCAGCACCCGATCCCCCGGACCGATCGGCCGGTCCTGGAGGAACAGCCTGGCTTCGGCGTCGATGAACGCCGCGGCCGAGCGATGGGTGACAGCCACGCCCTTCGGGGTACCGGTGGAGCCGGAGGTGAAGATGATCCACGCGTCGTCGTCGGGCTCCGGCGCGCGCGGTCTGCCCCGCGGGACGGCCCCGGCGCGCGGCACCAGGTCCCGGCACGCGCCGAGCACGGCGCACACACCGGCTTCGGACCAGACCAGCTCCGCCCGCTCGTCCGGGTCGTCGACGTCCACCGGCACGTAGGCGGCGCCGACGCTGAGCACGGCCAGGATCGAGATGTAGAGATCCGCGGTGCCGGAGGGCGCGCGAACCCCGACCCGGTCGCCGGCGCCGACGCCGGCGCCGCGCAGGTGGGCGCCGAGGTCGTCGACCTCCCTGGCCAGCGCCGCGTAGCTGAGTGCGACGAGTCCGTCGTCGATCGCGATCGCCGTGGGATGGGTGGCCACCGCGGCGCCGAGGACGTCGCACAACGTCCGGGTGGGCGCGGCGGGACGTGCCGGGTAGACCGCGCCGGGCATCGATCCCGCTCGTGACGGCGCCCAGGGCGGGACAGTTGGCGGGACAGTTATCTGGAGTAATCCGGATTTCTCGACGTCAGTTACGGCGAGGGACTTGGACATCACTTCGTTTCCTCCATGCGCACGCAATGGCGGCACAGGGCCGCAGACGGGCGCAGTCGTTTCGAGGCGGAAAACTGCGAGCACGACAAAACAACCGTCGACCGAGCGGACGACGGGTTTGACCTACCGCATTGACCCCGAAATGCGGCGTCTCGGCCACGAATGGTCCCGGCTATCGAGAACGGTCTCCCTAGAGAACCCCGGGATCTCGACAACGGCCACCCTACAAGGCCAATCCGACCGCTCTCGCGAACATTGATTTCACGTTGACTGTTTCTTTATCACATCGTGAACATGGACAACCGCGCCACTTGCCCGATTCGCGTTACCTTTTTTCCGATTGCCCGGTCAACAACAGGCAGGACACCGCACTCGAATGCAAAGGTTTTCAAGCAGCGTCATCGCAGGTGGCAACGTTTGCGTGCAGCGCGAAGAATCGTAAGCGAACATCGGAGCACGGCGCCGCGAACACCGACCCAGCGGACGCCCGCCGTTCGCGAGGAAGAAAACGAGAAGCCGTCTCCACGGCGCCCCGCGACATTACTCGGCAGTAGAGACCGGTCACCGATTCCCGGCGATCGCCAAGTGTTTCACGAACCGCACTCGACGCCGTCATGAACCCGACAACCGTCCAGCCCGAAGAAAACATGTCGACCACACATTCTCGCGCGGATAGTTCAAGATTCACCCAGATGCATTTCGAGACGACGGCCCGCCTATGGGCTCCGCCGATCGCCCCGATTCACAGAATCGTGTGATGGGCATCACAGAGCGGCGCGCCCCCGTCAGTCGCACGTGGACGACACGACCGTCGCCGGTCAGGTCACGGGGGGTCGAGGCGCCCGGGTCCGCGACCACGACGTCGCGTCCGGCGCCCGGATCGACGCCGAAATCGAGCCGCTCGGGCACCGGCGTGCACTTTTCGGGCACACCCGAATTGGGTGCGGGGGTCGCCCTTCGAGCGTGCGTTCGTCGCACGGTGACCCACCCGGCCCATCGCCGCGCGGTCTTTCCGCCAATGCTCGCCGACCGATCTCGTGCACGATCACCGGGAAGTGCTCGACGCCGGGTCGGGTTTTCGCGGCCGCATTCCCTCGGCGGACGGAATCCCACTGCTCCCTCCGCCAGGAGCCATGACTCCTGCCAGGGACGCGGGTGGTCCGGCCCTGCGGACGGGCCCGCACGGGCAACGGGGGCAGGGGCTCGGCGAAGGGCAGGGACGTCACCAGGATCCGTGCCGCAACCGCTGCGGTCGTGTCGATCCCGGCAGGCGCGGTTCGACGTATCTATATGGGGAAGCTCGCTGAGAACATCAGGCAGGTCGCCACGGCGATCGGCCCGGTCGTCTCCGGCCTGCTGCCGGAGCAGCTCTGGTGGGTCGAGGCCGTCATCGAGCTCGTGACCGAGGCGAGCGACCTCGTCCTGCACCGTTGCTACACCATCTCCGTCCGGAAGGTCCGCCGGTACGCCACGGGCGAAACGCCCAGCGCCTCCCGCAGGTGCTGCCGCAGCGACGTCCCGGTCACGAAGCCGACCTGCCCGGCGATCTGCTCCACCGAGAGGTCGCTGGCCTCCAGCAGCTCCCGGGCCCGCGCGACGCGTTGCTGGATGAGCCACCGGCCCGGACTCACCCCGACCTCGTCGCGGAAGCGGCGGGCGAAGGTGCGCAGGCTCATCCGCGCGTGGCCGGCGAGATCGGACTGGGTCAAGGGCAGGTGCAACCGCTCCAGCGCCCACTGCCGAGTGGCGGCGGTGCTCGTCATCGCCGGGTCCGGGACCGGCTGGTCGACGAACTGCGCCTGGCCGCCGTCGCGCATCGGCGGGACCACGCACCTGCGGGCCACGCCGTTGGCGATCCGGCTGCCGAGGTCGCGGCGCACGACGTGCAGGCACACGTCCACGCCGGACGCGGCACCCGCGGAGGTCAGCACGTCACCGTCGTCGACGAAGAGCACGTCCTGGTCGAGCCGGACGGCCGGGAACATCTCCCGGAAGAGCGCGCTCTGGCACCAGTGCGTGGTCGCGGGCCGCCCGTCGAGCACCCCCGTGGCGGCGAGCAGGAACGCCCCGGTGCAGATCGACACGATGCGCGTGCCGGGCCGGATCCGCGCGAGCACCGCGGCGACGGGTTCCGGCAGCCCTCCGGTGACCAGCGTCAGGTCGAACGGCGGGATCACCACGGTGTCGGCCGTCTCCAGCGCTTCCGGGCCGTGTTCGACACCGATCGTGAAGTCCGCGTCCGTCCGCACCGGCCGCCCGTCGAGTGTGCACGTGCGGACCGCGTAGTGCTCCGGCAGCGCGCCGAAGATCCGCCGGGGAATGCCCAGCTCGAACGGGTAGACGCCGTCCAGCGCCAAGACGGTCACCTGATGCATGGCACGATCCTATCGAAGAGTGGCAATCATGCCATTTCCCCTGGCCCCCGGCGGCGACAGCATGGTGTCCATGAGCGAAACGATGCGTGCGATCAGCCAGAACACCCTCGGCGGCCCCGAGGTGCTGACCGAGGTCGAGCTGCCCAAGCCGACCCCTGCCCAGAGCCAGCTCCTGGTGCGCGTGCACGCCGCGGGACTGAACCCGACCGACTGGAAGCACCGCTCCTCCGGCCTCTGGCTCGGTCAGCCGCCCTTCGTCCTCGGCTGGGACGTCTCCGGCGTCGTCGAGGCGGTCGGGGTCGGGGTCACCCTGTTCAAGCCGGGTGACGAGGTGTTCGGCATGCTTCCCTACCCGCACGGCGCGGGCTCTTTCGCCGAGTACGTCACCGGTCCCGCACGGGCCTTCGCCGCCAAGCCCGCCAACCTCGACCACGTGCAGGCCGCCGCCGTCCCGCTGGCCGCGCTGACCGCGTGGCAGGCACTGGTGGACACCGCCCGGCTGCGCTCCGGTCAGCGCGTCCTGATCCACGCCGCGGCGGGCGGGGTCGGGCACTTCGCCGTGCAGATCGCGAAGTCGCTGGGCGCCCACGTGATCGGCACGGCCAGCGCGGGCAAGCACGACCTGCTGCGCAGCCTCGGTGCGGACGAGGTGGTCGACTACCGCGAGACCGACTTCGCCGAGGCAGTGCGGGACGTGGACGTGGTGCTCGACCCGCTCGCCGGGGAGACCGCGATGCGGTCGCTGCGCACGCTCCGCAAGGACGGCATCCTCGTCACGATCCTGCCCGTGGGACAGGAAGCGCTCATCGCCGAGGCCGAGCGCGTCGGGGTGCGCGCGGTGCCCATGCTCGTCGAGGCCGACCACGCGGGCATGACCGCGATCGCCGAGCTGATCGAGAAGGGCGAGCTGCGCCCGGTGGTCGCGGAGAGCTTCCCGCTCGCGGAGGCCGCGAAGGCGCACGCGCGGGGCGAAACCGGCCGCACGGCAGGGAAACTCGTGCTCGTGGTGCGCTGATTCACGGTTGCTTAAATGCCCCTCGTCGTTGTCGGTCCCCCGGGATAGCGTCCGCGCGTGCCGGTGTGGACCGGCAGCGATGAGAGGGGAATCGGGCATGCGCCGTTTAGGCCCTGCGAAGTTCGGCACTGTCCTGGTTGGACTGACGTTGGTCGCGGGCTTCGCGGTGAGCGGGACCGCGGCAGCCGCGCCGAAGACCGCGGAGCGGACGCCGGTCAGCTCCTACGACTTCGTCAGCGAGAAGGGGGACTACATCGGCGGCGGGGCGACCCGGTCCTACAAGGCACCCAAGGACAAGGTCACGCTGACCGGGAACGCCGAGAACCTGACGCTGCGGGTGGACTCCGCGGACGGCCAGGAGTGGTGGGACGTCAACCTCGCCGCACCGCGCGGTCAGCGGCTGCACCCCGGCGTCTACCGCGACGCCGAGCGCGCGTCGTTCCGCACGGGCCGGGCTCCGGGGCTGGACGTCGGGGGCACCGGGCGTGGCTGCAACCAGGTCTGGGGCGAGTTCGCCATCGACCAGATCGAGACCGACGCCTCGGGCGCGGTGACCGTGCTGGAGGCGACCTTCACCCAGAACTGCGAGGGGCCGACCAGCCCCGCGCTCAAGGGAACCGTTCGCTACCAGGCGTTCCCGCTGTCCTACCAGTTCACCAGCGATCCGGGTGACTACATCGGCGGCGGCAAGAGCAAGAGCTACCGCGGCGCCAACACCGTCTTCACGGTCGGTGGGTCCGTGGACGGCGCTCTCTCGTTCGGGGTCTCCGGACAGCGCGACGACTGGCGCGTCGAGTTCGCTCCGGCGCAGGGCCAGAAGCTCGCCGTGGGCACCTACACCGGCGCCAAGCGGTACCCGTTCAACGACGGCTCCCCCGGCCTCAGCGTGAGCGGCAACGGGCGCGGCTGCAACCAGCTCGGCGGCTCCTTCACCATCACCGAACTGGTCACCGACGCCCAGGGCAAGGTCAAGGCGTTCGCCGCGACCTACGAGCAGTTCTGCGAGAACGGCACGGCGGCGCTGCGCGGCACCGTGCACGCCTTCGCGTAGCACCTGTGTCCTAAGTAGACGATCGAGCACATGCAACTGTTGCATGTGCTCGATCGTCGAAAAGTTGGCAGACTCGCCGACTGTGCTCACCCAAGGCGTTCACCCCAACGAAACCACCATTCCCACGCTCGCCTGCCTCGTGCCTGACGAGACCGTGGCGTTCTGGCGCTCACTCGGCTTCGACGTGACGTACGAGCAGACGAAGCCCTATCTGTACCTGGCATTCCGGTGGAGCGGGTTCGAGCTGCACTACTCCAGTGCGCCCGGCGATGTCGACCCGGCGCTGGAGAACACCGGTGGGTGTCTGGTGATGGTGGACTCGGTCGCGCCCTACTACGCGGCGTTGAGCGAGGCGATGCGCAAGGCGTACGGGAAGGTGTTGGCCAAGGGGCTTCCCCGGATCACGCGCTTCCGGCCCGGCGCGTCGCGGTTCACCGTCGTGGACCCGTCGGGGAACTCGATCGTCTTCATCCAGCGGGACGAGCCGTGGGAGCTGGAGTACGGCGGTTCCAAGCACTTCCAGGGGCTCGCGCGGGTGCTGGACAACGCGCGCATCCTGCGCGAGTTCAAGGACGACGACCGGGCCGCGCTCAGGGCGCTGAACTCGGGACTGCGCAGGTACGGCGACGGCGCACCGGTCGTCGAGCAGGCGATGGCGCTGGCCGCGCTCATCGAACTGGCCACTGTGCTGGAGGAGCCGGAACGGGTCCCGGAATGGGGGACGCGCCTCCGAAGCCTCGTGCTGACCGAGGACGAGGTGCGTCAGGTCGAATCCTTCGTCGCCGACCCCTCACTGCTCGTGCCTTGGTTGCCAGGGCAGGACGTGCGGAGCACGAGCACTGCCAGGCGCCCGGTGCCACGCCCTGAAGTCTGAGCAGTTCAGCAATTTCCTTGCTCTGCTGCGGCAACCAGACGTCTCTGGTGCTCGCCCCTGCCGCGCAGGGTACCCGCGGACGATCTATCAGGCGCCCGTGAGCGCGTCGCCGGTCCCGGTGCGGCGGTAGACCACGCGGCGGCCGATGCGCTCACCGGTGATCAGCTGCGCGTCGCGCAGCACGGCCAGGTGGCCGCCGACCGTCCCGAGGGACAGGCCGAGCTGCGCGGCGAGCTCGCTGCTGGTCGCGGGTTCCTCCAGCTGGCGCAGGATCGTGGCCCGGTTCTCGCCGATCAGCCGGTCCAGCGCGCAGTCGACCGGCTCGCGCGGGGGCTCCGCGCGCCCGCGTGCCGGGTACACCATGGCGTGCCGGTCGGGCGGCGCCTCGCACAGCCACGAGCCACGCGAGGCGCTGATCGGCACGAAGAACATGCCCTCGTCACTGACGACGCGGTCCGGGGCCTCCCGGTCGCTGAAGCGGATCGCGTCGACGCCGACCCACGCGCTGCGCCGGCTCATCCGCTCGATCGCGCGCGGCCAGCCGTAGGCGGCCAGCAACCCCGCGCGGTAGGTGACGTCGCGCTCCAGCAACGCCTTGCGGCGCGGCCAGTCCGGGAGCACGTGCGCGTGCCACACCGCGTTCAGCAGCTCGGCGGTCCTGGCCGCGAAACCGTTGCCGGACAACCACGTCATGTCGTGCTCGCGCCAGCTGTGCTCGACGGAGACCGTCAGCTGGGCGGCCACGTGGTCGTCCTCCGCGGCCGCGACCTCGGTCAGCTCGTCGGCGAGCACGGTGCGCATGCCGTCACGTGGCGGGATCACCACGTGGTCCGGGAGCCACTTCGTGGACGAGAGCAACCGGGACAGGCCCGCCGCGAACGGGTCCCCCTCCAGCCGTGCGGCGAAGGCCGCGCGGTGGCGGGCGTGCCAGTCGGCCAGCCACGGATCTTCGCAGGGCCTGCTGAGCGCGAGCAGCGAGCCCAGCGTCTCCGCGAGCGGGGACAGCGCGAACCGGGACCTGGACAGCGCCATCGCGCTCAACCGCAGCAACGCCATTGCTTTCGCCTCCACGCGAAACAATAGTGCGCCGCGCGGGGGCTCCGCAGACTCGCGCGGTGCTCTCCTCCTTGATCACCCGGTCCGGGTTCCACTGGTTCTTCGCCGGACAGCTCGTGTCGTTGCTCGGCAACGCGATGGCCCCGGTCGCGCTCGCCTTCGCCGTCCTGGACGCCTCCGGGAAAGCCGGTGACCTCGGCATCGTGCTCGCCGCGCACATGGTGCCGATGCTCGGCTTCCTCCTGGTCGGCGGCGCGGTGGCCGACCGCCTGCCCCGCCGAGGAGTGCTGGTGGTGTCCAACCTCGGGTGCGCGATCACCCAGGGCGGGGTGGCCGCGCTGCTGCTGGCGGGCGCGTACGACCTGATCGCCCTGGCCGCGCTGTCCTTCGTCATGGGCGTGCTGATGGCCTTCACCACGCCCGCGCTCCGCGGCATCGTGCCGGAGCTGGTCGAGCCCGACCGGCTGCGCCAGGCCAACGCGCTGCTCGGCACGGCCCGCAACGCCGCGAAGATCATCGGCCCCAGCGTCTCCGGTGTGCTCGTCGCCGTGGCGGGCGGTGGCCCGGCGATCGCCTTCGACGCGGTGAGCTTCCTGGTCGCGGCCGCCTGCCTGACCCGGCTGCCGCGCCTGGGCACCACGCCGCCGGCGAAGCGCACCAGCGTCCTCGCCGACGTGCGCGAGGGCTGGACGACCTTCCGCGGCATCCCGTGGGTGTGGCAGGTCGCGCTCGCGTTCTGCGTGGTCAACCTGGTGAACACCGGCACGTGGCAGATCCTCGGCCCGGATCTGACCCGGCAGATCAGCAGTGAGGCCGCGTGGGGTCTGGTCCTCAGCGCGCGGGGTGTGGGCATGCTCGTGATGAGCGCGGTGATGTTCCGCCTCGCCACCCGGCACCTGCTGCGGTGGACCTCGGTCCTGGGCGCGGTCGGCGGGTTGCCGTTGATCGTGCTCGGTTCCGGCGCGGGGGTGACGTGGCTGGTCGTGGCGGCCTTCGTCGCCGGGCTCGGTTCGTCCGCGCTCGCCATCGGCTGGGAGACCTCGCTCCAGGAGCACGTGCCCGCGGAGTCCCTGTCGCGCGTCTCCTCCTACGACGCGCTGTTGTCCTACATCGCGATCCCGTTCGGCCAGCTCGCTGCCGGACCGGCGGCGGATGCCCTCGGGGGCACCGCGGTGGCGCTGGGCGCCGGGGTCGTCTACACGGTCGCCGTGCTGCTCCCCCTGGCCTCCGCCGCCGTCCGTCAGCTACCGCACAACGTCAGCCGTGCGGGTTGAACGGGATGCCGGAGGGCTTGGCCCGCTCCAGCTGCCCGCCGAAGGCGCTGTCCTTCAACCCGAACCCCGCACTGCCGAAGTCGGCCTGCACGAGGCGGTCACGGATGCCGGGCGGGTAGTGGTTCCAGCCGACCAGCGGCGGGTACTGCCACGCACCCTTGTGGTTCTCCGGCGGTTCGGTCGCGCTCGCGTGCCGGAAGGCGTGCGTGAGGACGCCGTCCTTGTGGTAGACGATCTTCGCGTGCGAGCCCTCCCAGGCCACCTGGTTCGCCGGGCGCGTCGTGTAGTTCCCGTGCGCCGACGTGGAGACGTACCGCGCCGAGTTGTCCTGCACCCACACCACGACGTGCTCGATGTCGTGCCGATGACCGCTCTCGATCAGCGGAACCGCCTGGTCCTTCTCGAAGTAGAGGTCGTACATGTAGGCGCACCAGCCGTTGTTGCACTTGGCCCGCGAGTAGGTGTTGGTGTTGTCCAGGTCGGCGGCGTCGCGGCAGTTCCCGTTGAGCGCCCCGCTCGGCTTGAGCCCCGGGTTGAGCGTCCCGTCCGGCCCGATCGCCGGTGTCGGGTAGCAGCCGTCGCCGTCGTAGTCGAACGCCGGTTGCCACTTCAGCTCGTCGCTGGTCGCCGCGCCCGGCAACGCCCTCGGCGGGTCGGCGTGGGCCGCTCCCGGCAGTGCCACGGTCAGCGCGGCGGCCAGCGCCAGCGCTGTCAACCGCGATCTCCTACGTTCTTCGTGCATGCCTGGACCTCCGGGCTCGGTGCTGGCAGGGAAGCGGCGGCCGGTTCGACAATGCCTTCCGCGACGGCCCCGGCTGAACCTCCTTTCGGCGAATCTTGCGCGAACGCCTCAGGGACGCCGTGGTCGGAGCGCGGCCGCCGACGCCCGGTCCCCCTGCTCGCGCACCGCGGAGAAGACTCCAGCCAACCGCGCGTTCAGCGGGCGGTATGCGGTCAGACGTGGACCACGGCCTCCCCAGTGGGCTCTCCGCGCTTGAGCAGGGCGGAGATCGCCGCTGCCAGGGTCAATGCGACGCCGGCGACCACGAACGCCAGCGACATGCCGTTGACGAAGGTGAGGTGGCTGGCGTGCGTGATGGCCTGGGCGGTGGCCGGTGCCGTGCCCGGCGGGATCACCACTCCCCCTTGCGCCACAACGGTTTGCCATTCGGCCACCTGGGCGGGGGTCGGCGTCGGGGCGCCCGCGGCGGTGAGCTGACCGGCGAGGTTGCCGCCGACGTGACCGGAGACCACGGCACCCAGGATCGCCGTCCCGAGGGAACCGCCGAGCTGGAGCAGGGTCTGCTGCATGCCGCTGGCCACCCCGGCGAGGCTGACCGGCGCGTTGCCGATCACCGCGTCGGTGGCGCC
The window above is part of the Allokutzneria albata genome. Proteins encoded here:
- a CDS encoding GlxA family transcriptional regulator → MHQVTVLALDGVYPFELGIPRRIFGALPEHYAVRTCTLDGRPVRTDADFTIGVEHGPEALETADTVVIPPFDLTLVTGGLPEPVAAVLARIRPGTRIVSICTGAFLLAATGVLDGRPATTHWCQSALFREMFPAVRLDQDVLFVDDGDVLTSAGAASGVDVCLHVVRRDLGSRIANGVARRCVVPPMRDGGQAQFVDQPVPDPAMTSTAATRQWALERLHLPLTQSDLAGHARMSLRTFARRFRDEVGVSPGRWLIQQRVARARELLEASDLSVEQIAGQVGFVTGTSLRQHLREALGVSPVAYRRTFRTEMV
- a CDS encoding NADP-dependent oxidoreductase, with the translated sequence MRAISQNTLGGPEVLTEVELPKPTPAQSQLLVRVHAAGLNPTDWKHRSSGLWLGQPPFVLGWDVSGVVEAVGVGVTLFKPGDEVFGMLPYPHGAGSFAEYVTGPARAFAAKPANLDHVQAAAVPLAALTAWQALVDTARLRSGQRVLIHAAAGGVGHFAVQIAKSLGAHVIGTASAGKHDLLRSLGADEVVDYRETDFAEAVRDVDVVLDPLAGETAMRSLRTLRKDGILVTILPVGQEALIAEAERVGVRAVPMLVEADHAGMTAIAELIEKGELRPVVAESFPLAEAAKAHARGETGRTAGKLVLVVR
- a CDS encoding VOC family protein; its protein translation is MPDETVAFWRSLGFDVTYEQTKPYLYLAFRWSGFELHYSSAPGDVDPALENTGGCLVMVDSVAPYYAALSEAMRKAYGKVLAKGLPRITRFRPGASRFTVVDPSGNSIVFIQRDEPWELEYGGSKHFQGLARVLDNARILREFKDDDRAALRALNSGLRRYGDGAPVVEQAMALAALIELATVLEEPERVPEWGTRLRSLVLTEDEVRQVESFVADPSLLVPWLPGQDVRSTSTARRPVPRPEV
- a CDS encoding ArsR/SmtB family transcription factor, encoding MEAKAMALLRLSAMALSRSRFALSPLAETLGSLLALSRPCEDPWLADWHARHRAAFAARLEGDPFAAGLSRLLSSTKWLPDHVVIPPRDGMRTVLADELTEVAAAEDDHVAAQLTVSVEHSWREHDMTWLSGNGFAARTAELLNAVWHAHVLPDWPRRKALLERDVTYRAGLLAAYGWPRAIERMSRRSAWVGVDAIRFSDREAPDRVVSDEGMFFVPISASRGSWLCEAPPDRHAMVYPARGRAEPPREPVDCALDRLIGENRATILRQLEEPATSSELAAQLGLSLGTVGGHLAVLRDAQLITGERIGRRVVYRRTGTGDALTGA
- a CDS encoding MFS transporter; the encoded protein is MLSSLITRSGFHWFFAGQLVSLLGNAMAPVALAFAVLDASGKAGDLGIVLAAHMVPMLGFLLVGGAVADRLPRRGVLVVSNLGCAITQGGVAALLLAGAYDLIALAALSFVMGVLMAFTTPALRGIVPELVEPDRLRQANALLGTARNAAKIIGPSVSGVLVAVAGGGPAIAFDAVSFLVAAACLTRLPRLGTTPPAKRTSVLADVREGWTTFRGIPWVWQVALAFCVVNLVNTGTWQILGPDLTRQISSEAAWGLVLSARGVGMLVMSAVMFRLATRHLLRWTSVLGAVGGLPLIVLGSGAGVTWLVVAAFVAGLGSSALAIGWETSLQEHVPAESLSRVSSYDALLSYIAIPFGQLAAGPAADALGGTAVALGAGVVYTVAVLLPLASAAVRQLPHNVSRAG
- a CDS encoding NPP1 family protein → MHEERRRSRLTALALAAALTVALPGAAHADPPRALPGAATSDELKWQPAFDYDGDGCYPTPAIGPDGTLNPGLKPSGALNGNCRDAADLDNTNTYSRAKCNNGWCAYMYDLYFEKDQAVPLIESGHRHDIEHVVVWVQDNSARYVSTSAHGNYTTRPANQVAWEGSHAKIVYHKDGVLTHAFRHASATEPPENHKGAWQYPPLVGWNHYPPGIRDRLVQADFGSAGFGLKDSAFGGQLERAKPSGIPFNPHG